The nucleotide window CAGCGCCAAAGCCAGTGCCAGCACAGGCACCGATGACTCTGCTGGTGATGCCCGCGGCGGAGCCCACCGGGGAAAAGGAACCGGAGTCGCGGGAGGCCGCCTTGCAGGCCTTCGATGAGAATTTCACCGCGCTGCTGGAAACACGGCGCGCACTGGCCATCGAGCCACCGGCGGATGCGGCGGAGCTTTCCGCGCTGAAGCAAAAGGCACGCTGGCTGGAAACGCGGGGCCATGAACTGCGGGCATGGCTGGAGAAGCATCCGCAGGAGCAGAAGCCGTAAGGAGAGCCAGCCATCCGGTTCACAGGGAATACCCGGTCGAATCGAGCCCTAGGCAATGCGGAGCAGGACGGCGGGAGCCAACATGCCCAATGTCCCCACATCAAAGGCAATCCCCCCCCGGATCCAGGAGCCTTCGCGTGGCTCCAATCGCAAGCGCACGGGACTCCCAACTCCGGACCCAAAGTTCACGTGAACGGGCTCATCACCCAAATTGACCAGAATGACCGCCGAGGCCACGGAACCATCCACACCGATTCCCGAGAATTCCTGTCCGGCCGCGCTTACCAACACGTCGCAACGCGGGGTATCTCCCAGCGGCACCTTCTTGAAGCGGAGAAAGCCGGCCAGTGCGGCGACGAAGGATTCATAGGCAGCCGAAGGTTTTTCGAGCCCTGCATGCGTGGTGAGAAGATCATCCGCCACGGCCCACCATGAATCCTGCAAGTGCTCCGGGATCGCCAGCAAACCGATGTCAGGCTCCACCTCTTCGGCATCGATCACCAGAGACACCGAGTCCGCCCCATCGATGGACCGCCAGGCACCAGCTTCTCCACCCTCACGGATTTCCAACCGATCCCGGGAGAGTCCGGTGAGGGTGAAGGCCGGCAGCACGGAGACCTGGATCGGACACGTCATCGACATCTTCGCAGCGGGGTAAGAGTCCGGGTTGCGGCCTCAAGCTTGTCGAGCACCGTATCCATCACCGCTTGCTTGGAGAGGCGGCAGAACATGGTCTCTGTGGAATCCAGCGAACCGTTCTCAAACAACTTGTTCACCGGCCCATCCCCACGGCACCAGCGGAAATACGCGCAACTCTCCCGGCAGCGCCGCACGCCCGACGCGATGTCACGCGCCACCTGTTGGAACGCTCCATTCGAATGCATGGAATCAAACGAATCGTGCATCACATTTCCGAACGAAAAGCCGGAGTAGTGCTCATGCTCCAATCCCAGAAATTCGGGAGAGAACGTGCTGAAATTCCCCAGATGATCCACGCTGATGATGGCCATGGGCGTGGTCTGCTGTGCCACCGGCAGTTCACCAGTCAGGCCGGACCGCACCGCTGCGATCGCCCCGTCGAATTCACGCACGGCATAGGCCTCCCCGCTGCCGTTCACCAGGTCGAAAAAACGGCTCAGGAAGGCGCGGTACAACCTGTCCGCCTCCCCACCCTCCAGGGAAGATACCCGGTGCGGTCCCTCGATCTCCTCCACGTTGAAACCGATCTGCCGGATGCCCTCGCGACGGTAGAAATCGAAGATCTCATCGGGGTAGTCGAGCGATTGGCGGGTCAGCACGGTGATCACGTGGAAAGGAATGCCATGCTCCAGCAGCAGCCGGATGCCGCGCATGACCTGCACATGGGTGCCGCGGCCCGAACGGGTCTTGCGATGCCGGTCATGCAGGAAATCCGGCCCGTCCACACTCACCCCCACGCGGAATCCCTCGCTCCGGAGGAACCCGCACCACTCCGGTGTCAGCAGCGTCGCATTCGTTTGGACGGAATGGCCCACCTCGA belongs to Luteolibacter ambystomatis and includes:
- the grrM gene encoding cyclophane-forming radical SAM/SPASM peptide maturase GrrM/OscB — translated: MTADGICGDETKLELLVIQPSPFCNLDCDYCYLPNRQSKVRMSREVLAKVFARALESSAGAAGGFTVVWHAGEPLALPVAYYREALEILRAENHRQVEVGHSVQTNATLLTPEWCGFLRSEGFRVGVSVDGPDFLHDRHRKTRSGRGTHVQVMRGIRLLLEHGIPFHVITVLTRQSLDYPDEIFDFYRREGIRQIGFNVEEIEGPHRVSSLEGGEADRLYRAFLSRFFDLVNGSGEAYAVREFDGAIAAVRSGLTGELPVAQQTTPMAIISVDHLGNFSTFSPEFLGLEHEHYSGFSFGNVMHDSFDSMHSNGAFQQVARDIASGVRRCRESCAYFRWCRGDGPVNKLFENGSLDSTETMFCRLSKQAVMDTVLDKLEAATRTLTPLRRCR